In Eupeodes corollae chromosome 3, idEupCoro1.1, whole genome shotgun sequence, a single genomic region encodes these proteins:
- the LOC129950669 gene encoding uncharacterized protein LOC129950669: MPQVTNYMFFSDASTSACAAVSYLRVKTSDGEYRVSLLMAKTKVAPLKKITVPCLELNGALLASKVPSKVLDTLQLPSITIYCWSDSKTTLSWIRSNPGKHKQYVANRITKIQELTTIDCWRYVPTKSNPADIASRGVYPSQLHSLDLWWSGPTWLQKDEGEWPEQKFVVSDVQEGKPVSSKSKLMKLNPMIDDTGIVRLNGRLKNALLTVSERFPIILPKESKLTSLLIDQAHNATMHGGKQTTINFLRRRYWIIDCRSSVQKFIRRCLICCRHKPQPTTQILGILPTPRCTAAAPLRHSGLDYAGPYAIRTSKGRGHRSYKGWALKLFI; the protein is encoded by the exons ATGCCTCAAGTTACCAACTACATGTTTTTTTCCGATGCTTCTACTTCTGCTTGTGCTGCTGTCTCTTACCTGCGAGTGAAAACATCTGATGGTGAATATAGAGTGTCACTTCTTATGGCAAAAACTAAAGTGGCACCTTTGAAGAAAATTACCGTTCCGTGCTTGGAACTCAATGGTGCACTTCTTGCTTCAAAAGTTCCGTCCAAAGTTCTCGACACCTTACAGTTGCCATCCATCACCATCTATTGCTGGTCAGATTCGAAGACAACTCTGAGCTGGATTCGATCAAACCCAGGAAAACATAAACAGTATGTGGCGAACCGAATCACCAAAATCCAAGAGCTGACAACTATCGACTGCTGGAGGTATGTGCCAACTAAAAGTAATCCTGCTGACATAGCTTCTCGAGGCGTCTACCCTTCTCAGCTACATAGTCTTGACTTATGGTGGTCTGGTCCAACATGGCTACAAAAAGATGAAGGAGAATGgcctgaacaaaaatttgtcgtCAGTGATGTACAGGAG GGTAAACCTGTCAGCTCAAAGAGCAAGCTAATGAAACTCAATCCAATGATTGACGATACTGGCATCGTACGATTGAATGGCAGATTAAAAAATGCCCTATTGACTGTGTCTGAACGGTTTCCTATCATTTTGCCTAAGGAAAGTAAACTTACGTCTTTGCTTATTGATCAAGCACATAACGCCACTATGCATGGTGGCAAGCAAACGACAATTAACTTTCTTCGAAGGCGCTATTGGATTATCGACTGTCGTTCCTCAGTACAGAAGTTCATTCGTCGATGCTTGATATGCTGTCGTCATAAGCCACAACCTACAACACAAATTTTGGGAATTCTTCCCACACCTCGGTGCACAGCCGCTGCTCCGTTAAGGCATTCCGGACTAGACTATGCCGGACCCTATGCGATTCGTACATCAAAAGGCCGAGGTCATCGAAGTTACAAGGGATGGGCACTAAAGCTATTCATCTAG